The following proteins are co-located in the Penaeus vannamei isolate JL-2024 chromosome 34, ASM4276789v1, whole genome shotgun sequence genome:
- the LOC113808093 gene encoding uncharacterized protein yields the protein MSHHVSPECEQKKPCRDRGGECAKTCQEDDEVSSDLCEEDCRCCIPEGDGVGDGTGVGDGTGDGVGDGVEDGTGVGDGAGVGDGSGVGDGTDGTGVGDGTGVGGSDGGGGGTIVGGSDSGGGGTVVGGSGGGTVVGGSDGGTVGGSDGGTVGGNDGGTVGGNDGGTVGGSDGGTVGGSDGGTVGGSDGGTVGGSDGGTVGGSDGGTVGGNDGDTVGGSDGTVGGSDGSGGGTIVGGSDGGGGGTIVGGSNGSGGGTIVGGSDGDGGGTVGGSDGDTVGGSDGGTVGGSDGGTVGGNDGGTVGGNGGTVGGSDGTVGGSDGSGGGTIVGGSDGGGGGTIVGGSNGSGGGTIVGGSDGGGGGTVGGSDGGTVGGSDGGTVGGSDGGTVGGNDGGTVGGSDGGTVGGSDGGTVGGSDGGTVGGSDGGTVGGSDSGTVGGSDGTVGGSDGSGGGTIVGGSDGGQGGTIVGGSDGGGGGGTIVGGSDGGGGGTIVGGSDGGGGGTIVGGSDGGGGGTVGGSDGGGGTIVGGSDGGGGGTGVGGI from the exons ATGAGC CATCACGTTTCGCCAGAATGTGAGCAGAAGAAGCCCTGCCGAGACAGAGGTGGAGAATGTGCGAAAACATGTCAGGAAGACGACGAGGTTTCCAGCGACCTGTGTGAGGAGGACTGCCGTTGCTGCATTCCGGAAG gtgacggtgtcggagatggaactggtgttggagatggaactggtgatgGAGTAGGTGACGGTGTcgaagatggaactggtgttggagatggagctggtgttggagatggaagtggtgttggagatggaactg atggaactggcgttggagatggaactggtgttggaggaagtgacgggggtggaggtggtaCTATTGTTGGAGgaagtgatagtggtggtggtggtactgttgttggaggaagtggtggtggtactGTTGTTGGAGGAAGTGATGGTGGTACTGTTGGAGGAAGTGATGGTGGTACCGTTGGAGGAAATGATGGTGGTACTGTTGGAGGAAATGATGGTGGTACTGTTGGAGGAAGTGATGGTGGTACTGTTGGAGGAAGTGATGGTGGTACTGTTGGAGGGAGTGATGGTGGTACTGTTGGAGGAAGTGATGGTGGTACTGTTGGAGGAAGTGATGGTGGTACTGTTGGAggaaatgatggtgatactgtTGGAGGAAGTGATGGTACTGTTGGAGGAAGTgacggtagtggtggtggtactaTTGTTGGAGGAAGTgacgggggtggaggtggtaCTATTGTTGGAGGAAGTAACGGAAGTGGTGGTGGTACTATTGTTGGAGGAAGTGACGGGGATGGTGGTGGTACTGTTGGAGGAAGTGACGGTGATACTGTTGGAGGAAGTGATGGTGGTACTGTTGGAGGAAGTGATGGTGGTACTGTTGGAGGAAATGATGGTGGTACTGTTGGAGGAAATGGTGGTACTGTTGGAGGAAGTGATGGTACTGTTGGAGGAAGTgacggtagtggtggtggtactaTTGTTGGAGGAAGTgacgggggtggaggtggtaCTATTGTTGGAGGAAGTAACGGAAGTGGTGGTGGTACTATTGTTGGAGGAAGTgacgggggtggtggtggtactgtTGGAGGAAGTGACGGTGGTACTGTTGGCGGAAGTGATGGTGGTACTGTTGGAGGAAGTGATGGTGGTACCGTTGGAGGAAATGATGGTGGTACTGTTGGAGGAAGTGACGGTGGTACTGTTGGAGGAAGTGATGGTGGTACTGTTGGAGGAAGTGATGGTGGTACTGTTGGAGGAAGTGATGGTGGTACTGTTGGAGGAAGTGATAGTGGTACTGTTGGAGGAAGTGATGGTACTGTTGGAGGAAGTgacggtagtggtggtggtactaTTGTTGGAGGAAGTGACGGGGGTCAAGGTGGTACTATTGTTGGAGgaagtgacggtggtggtggtggtggtactatTGTTGGAGGAAGTgacgggggtggaggtggtaCTATTGTTGGAGGAAGTgacgggggtggaggtggtaCTATTGTTGGAGGAAGTgacgggggtggtggtggtactgtTGGAGgaagtgacggtggtggtggtactATTGTTGGAGGAAGTgacgggggtggaggtggaactggtgttggagggatataa